Proteins encoded by one window of Culicoides brevitarsis isolate CSIRO-B50_1 chromosome 2, AGI_CSIRO_Cbre_v1, whole genome shotgun sequence:
- the LOC134830322 gene encoding uncharacterized protein LOC134830322, giving the protein MGHETETSVDVVFLTFDPTRDIRCPMIKLDSTCYASTADLETHQIQKRREKNANKIDVASYNHYKWYNSCLMLECQKLSGGITTDRNNNNTYKPKLRIQHWYIESGNIEAFRMQGKTFQAVSMIVSPCVEYWYCSDQGPNALPMFGSRLREQCQNDGKINVSDIRYQPAAMVQQQQPQTHFPSQKSQQAKKSPVPVTRKNPVICVSKPDDDKKYECCSSVLQAIDVLNQKKNILIRGGSPQMHECSNRKNYSLKPIVEEKI; this is encoded by the coding sequence ATGGGTCACGAAACCGAAACCTCAGTGGATGTGGTCTTTTTGACGTTCGATCCAACGCGCGATATCCGTTGTCCCATGATAAAACTTGACAGCACCTGTTACGCCTCGACCGCCGATCTGGAAACGCATCAAATCCAGAAGCGCCGCGAAAAAAACGCCAACAAAATCGACGTTGCCAGCTACAATCACTACAAATGGTACAACTCGTGCCTCATGCTGGAATGCCAAAAGTTGAGTGGCGGCATCACGACAGATCGGAATAATAACAACACGTACAAGCCCAAGTTGCGGATCCAACATTGGTACATCGAATCGGGCAACATTGAGGCATTCCGGATGCAAGGCAAGACGTTTCAAGCGGTGTCGATGATCGTTTCGCCCTGCGTCGAGTACTGGTATTGCTCGGATCAGGGTCCCAATGCGCTGCCCATGTTCGGAAGTCGACTGAGGGAACAGTGTCAAAACGATGGCAAGATAAATGTGTCAGATATTCGCTATCAGCCGGCGGCGATggtgcaacaacaacagcctCAGACTCATTTTCCCTCACAGAAATCTCAGCAAGCCAAAAAATCTCCAGTTCCAGTGACACGAAAAAATCCAGTGATTTGTGTTAGCAAGCCGgatgacgacaaaaaatacGAGTGTTGTTCGTCTGTGTTGCAAGCGATCGATGTTTTGAATcagaaaaagaatattttgataCGCGGGGGATCTCCGCAGATGCATGAATGTAGCAataggaaaaattattcattaaaaccGATAGTTGAggagaaaatttga
- the LOC134828815 gene encoding uncharacterized protein LOC134828815, whose translation MTLSLIFFKILPSSYQFKMQHGKIFMVEMTYSDLELPKLTENDPFFKSCVLLRLFEDIEMEICDNKLATEVNFHDLNDRKCIFSLFNEDEVAAVNASINVFRKDEQDRRVFVGKYDLQLEEILKKLMKGSKKESAIAKSQSKNISAIRSGISSILKDASVINSSLKSLKSESINVENASNTEPVSETIKGLFPLFNHDDENIGFIVLTIRISYYGNVMMHPKTVQVTDEKASTLFFSKKPSNQESTIDFNHLYMYKKSKNEDCECPKCSEISVASKISAFSEESLQKSSSESLSNVPPSSQISIPAEPKEEYDEFVQEINGNAMIIRIAKGAGMKVNVLEPENDNLKSVIGYSRDNDNVTIQIPQNNDGNILNVMQEIASRCQCFQQQLRACPYSRKCARLPIIKGNLKYPNRPPLHMAKIMEPSPKIQTIPDGTPTIDSKTGAISPKGVEISKKILPDTTMDSYVLKLGKKKPGGGHLEIELRTPKSPDSQKSENTVGVQVIEEEFEDYESYKIGKKDENEEKSKEKGKKGKKGKGKKKK comes from the exons ATGACCttatctttgatttttttcaaaatattgccttcaag CTACCAATTCAAAATGCAACATGGTAAGATTTTTATGGTTGAGATGACTTATTCGGACCTCGAACTGCCAAAGCTGACGGAAAATGATCCTTTTTTCAAGTCATGTGTCCTCTTGCGGCTCTTCGAAGACATCGAAATGGAGATTTGTGACAATAAATTAGCGACCGAAGTGAATTTTCACGACTTGAACGacagaaaatgcattttttcgttgttcaaCGAGGACGAAGTCGCTGCTGTTAATGCTTCTATCAACGTTTTTCGCAAAGATGAGCAGGATAGGAGAGTTTTTGTGGGCAAATATGACCTTCAGTTGGaagaaattctgaaaaaactCATGAAAGGATCGAAAAAAGAATCAGCGATCGCTAAAagtcaaagtaaaaatatttccgcgATCCGTTCGGGGATTTCTTCCATCTTGAAAGACGCTTCCGTGATAAATTCGAGCTTAAAATCCCTCAAATCTGAGTCAATTAACGTCGAAAATGCCTCGAATACGGAACCAGTATCGGAAACGATCAAAGGTCTCTTTCCCTTGTTCAACCACGACGACGAAAATATCGGATTTATCGTACTTACGATACGAATTTCGTACTACGGGAATGTCATGATGCATCCAAAGACAGTTCAAGTAACGGATGAAAAGGCATCCACgttatttttcagtaaaaaaccTTCGAATCAGGAAAGCACGATCGACTTTAATCACTTGTACATGTacaaaaagtccaaaaatgaGGATTGTGAGTGTCCGAAATGCTCGGAAATATCGGTGGCGAGCAAGATTTCCGCTTTTTCGGAAGAATCTCTTCAAAAGTCGTCTAGTGAGAGCTTATCAAATGTTCCTCCATCATCGCAAATTTCGATTCCAGCAGAGCCAAAAGAAGAATATGATGAATTTGTGCAAGAAATTAATGGAAATGCGATGATTATTAGAATTGCCAAAGGTGCTGGCATGAAAGTTAATGTCCTCGAACCGGAAAATGACAATTTGAAAAGTGTGATTGGGTATTCGAGGGATAATGATAAT GTGACCATCCAAATCCCCCAAAACAACGACGGCAACATACTTAACGTCATGCAAGAGATCGCTTCCCGTTGTCAATGCTTCCAACAACAACTCCGAGCATGTCCTTATTCCCGAAAATGCGCAAGACTCCCAATTATCAAAGGAAATCTCAAATATCCCAACCGACCGCCACTTCACATGGCAAAAATCATGGAACCATCAcctaaaattcaaacaattccCGATGGAACTCCCACCATTGACAGTAAAACTGGCGCTATTTCCCCAAAAGGCGTCgaaatcagcaaaaaaatcttaccagaCACGACCATGGATTCGTACGTACTGAAATTGGGAAAGAAGAAACCTGGCGGAGGACATTTGGAAATAGAATTAAGAACTCCAAAGTCACCAGATTCGCAAAAATCCGAAAATACTGTCGGCGTTCAAGTAATCGAAGAGGAATTTGAGGATTACGAGTCTTATAAAATCGGAAAAAAGGacgaaaatgaggaaaaatcaaaggaaaaaggcaaaaaagggAAGAAAGGAAaaggaaagaagaaaaaataa
- the LOC134830457 gene encoding cytosolic non-specific dipeptidase, producing MSLPEPLQRLFDHVDANKTKYIEALKDAVAIKSVSAFPEFREEIFKMIDWTSARLKALGATVELADVGSQTLHDGRTIKLPDVILATLGNDPKKKTVCIYGHLDVQPAQLEDGWDTEPFVLTEKDGKLYGRGSTDDKGPVLCWVHAIEGFQALNIDLPVNLKFVFEGMEESGSEGLDDLLFARKDDFLKDVDYVCISDNYWLGKEKPCITYGLRGICYFGLEVECAAKDLHSGVFGGTVHEAMVDLVYLLDQLVDKNGRILVPHIYDDVAPLLPNEHAIYENIAFDVSEYRNDLGARKLMHKEDKTQLLMHRWRYPSLSIHGIEGAFYEPGQKTVIPRKVTGKFSLRIVPNQEPEKIEKHVCDYLNAKWAERESPNKMHCYMAHGGKPWTEDPNHPHYVAASKATKHVYKVDPDMTREGGSIPVTLTLQQATGKNVVLLPVGASDDGAHSQNEKIDVRNYIEGTKLLGAYLYEVAQLD from the exons ATGTCTTTGCCCGAACCACTACAACGTCTGTTCGA tcaCGTAGATGCCAATAAGACAAAATACATTGAAGCCCTAAAAGATGCTGTTGCGATAAAATCTGTGTCGGCTTTTCCGGAATTCCGTGAGGAAATCTTCAAGATGATCGACTGGACATCGGCCCGCTTGAAGGCTTTGGGCGCCACTGTGGAATTAGCAGATGTTGGCAGTCAGACATTGCATGATGGACGCACAATTAAGTTGCCCGACGTAATTTTAGCGACTTTGGGAAAC gatccGAAGAAAAAGACCGTTTGCATTTACGGGCATCTTGATGTTCAACCTGCCCAATTGGAGGATGGATGGGACACGGAACCCTTCGTTTTGACggaaaaagatggaaaattgTACGGACGTGGCTCGACCGACGACAAAGGTCCCGTTTTGTGTTGGGTTCATGCCATCGAGGGATTCCAAGCGCTCAACATCGATCTCCCGGTGAACTTGAAATTTGTCTTTGAAGGCATGGAGGAAAGTGGCAGCGAGGGTTTGGATGATTTGCTTTTTGCACGTAAAGATGATTTCTTGAAGGATGTCGATTACGTTTGCATCTCCGACAACTACTGGTTGGGCAAGGAAAAGCCCTGCATCACCTACGGTCTTCGCGGAATTTGCTACTTTGGCTTGGAAGTCGAGTGCGCTGCCAAGGATTTGCATAGTGGCGTCTTCGGAGGCACCGTGCACGAAGCTATGGTCGATCTTGTGTACTTGTTGGACCAACTTGTCGACAAAAATGGACGTATTTTGGTGCCTCACATCTACGATGACGTCGCTCCATTACTTCCAAACGAACACGCGATCTACGAAAATATCGCTTTTGACGTTTCCGAATACCGCAACGACTTGGGAGCCCGCAAACTCATGCACAAAGAAGACAAAACGCAACTTTTGATGCATCGTTGGCGCTACCCGAGCTTGTCAATTCACGGTATCGAAGGTGCCTTTTACGAACCCGGCCAAAAAACCGTCATTCCGCGCAAAGTCACGGGCAAATTCAGTCTCCGCATCGTGCCGAATCAGGAACCGGAGAAAATCGAAAAGCACGTTTGTGATTATTTGAATGCGAAATGGGCGGAACGTGAGTCTCCGAATAAAATGCATTGCTATATGGCGCACGGAGGCAAACCCTGGACCGAAGATCCGAATCATCCGCATTATGTGGCCGCAAGTAAAGCCACGAAACACGTTTATAAGGTCGACCCGGATATGACACGTGAAGGTGGCTCGATCCCAGTTACGTTGACGTTGCAACAAGCCACGGGTAAAAATGTCGTTTTGTTGCCCGTTGGAGCCAGTGATGATGGCGCACACTCGCAAAACGAGAAAATTGACGTTCGTAATTACATCGAGGGAACGAAACTCCTTGGCGCCTATTTGTACGAAGTAGCCCAGTTggattaa
- the LOC134832356 gene encoding elongator complex protein 2: protein MVKIENTYTSVACNRTSNSLDWNKSNRIAFAAKNSVAIYEETDNKLWKITQQLVKHTDRVNVVQWIHDRQGTVTGLISGADDKNSIIWVGSRGNDKNFVLQGHEGSVTTVDSLEFGENYLFVTTGADCTIKVWLGKLTDDDVKCVQTIDLHGRLCFALKLIPVDGEKCLLAFGTDDCKVVLMSLNAENNFEKILVLTGHEDWILGLDYTTNDGNILLASSSQDTFIRLWKISKVRKREATEIVSKFTVNVEADDRRFKLGDELYSVSLESVLQGHEGWVSSVHWHKNGENLQLLSSSADKTLIIWQPDSDGIWTERVRTGEVGGNGFGFFGAKFSPDGSSIIGHAYYGSLHRWSRDTQNDRLWNPAIVTSGHFAEVQDLVWEPQGKFLVTVSHDQTTRIHAPWIRDNREMLWHELARPQIHGYDMHCVAMVSRYRLASGAEEKIIRVFDAPVNFVENFREICSITDDAEGNEVMETRSKGASRPTLGLSNRAVNENTVVDATELPNHQYPEHYFVETKFTEPPKEETLMQNTLWPEIQKLYGHDGYEVFSLASSHNGKLLASSCKATTADHAQILLWDTTTWKVIQKLRSHQLTITQMKFSPNDKHLLTVSRDRKWSLFEQNPENGNFDLVGCSNPKGGIHARIIWTCDWTGDGKYFVTGSRDKKVVAWTMPPSTSATSEMAGVKSLSTLETEADVTAIAVSPKNLESGYLIAIGFGSGVISLYNLNTQDGAWSLVHRMPQEIAHHLPVKRLSFRPASDKIELASCSEDNSVKIFQINL, encoded by the exons ATGGTAAAAATAGAGAATACTTACACCTCGGTGGCTTGCAATCGGACCTCAAATTCCCTCGATTGGAATAAATCCAACAGAATTGCTTTTGCGGCGAAGAATTCAGTTGCCATCTACGAAGAAACAGAC aacaaattatggaaaataactCAACAATTGGTCAAACACACGGACCGTGTCAACGTCGTTCAGTGGATTCATGACCGTCAAGGCACAGTAACTGGCTTAATTTCCGGCGCCGATGAcaaaaattccattatttGGGTTGGATCTCGtggaaatgacaaaaattttgtcctgCAAGGACACGAAGGCAGTGTGACAACTGTTGATTCCCTCGAATTTGgcgaaaattatctttttgtgACGACTGGAGCTGATTGCACGATCAAAGTTTGGTTGGGAAAGTTAACAGACGATGACGTGAAATGCGTTCAGACGATAGATTTGCACGGGAGACTGTGTTTCGCGTTGAAACTCATCCCCGTTGAtggtgaaaaatgtttattagcCTTCGGAACTGATGATTGCAAGGTCGTTTTGATGTCATTGAACGCcgaaaacaattttgaaaagattttagTGCTAACCGGGCATGAAGATTGGATTTTAGGTCTTGATTACACGACCAACGATGGAAATATCCTCCTTGCCAGCAGTAGTCAGGACACATTTATTCGTTTATGGAAGATTTCGAAGGTGCGAAAGCGTGAAGCGACCGAAATTGTATCGAAATTCACGGTAAATGTCGAAGCGGATGACCGACGTTTCAAGTTGGGCGACGAACTTTACAGCGTTTCGCTGGAATCTGTGCTGCAAGGTCACGAAGGATGGGTCTCGAGTGTTCATTGGCACAAAAACGGCGAAAATTTGCAACTTTTATCGAGTTCTGCGGACAAAACTTTGATCATTTGGCAGCCAGATAGCGACGGAATATGGACCGAAAGGGTACGGACCGGCGAAGTTGGCGGCAATGGGTTCGGATTTTTCGGCGCAAAATTCTCACCTGATGGCTCAAGTATTATCGGACACGCTTACTACGGGAGTCTCCATCGCTGGAGTCGCGATACCCAAAACGATCGTTTGTGGAATCCGGCGATCGTCACAAGTGGTCATTTTGCCGAGGTACAAGATTTGGTATGGGAGCCGCAGGGAAAGTTTCTCGTTACTGTTTCGCACGATCAAACAACGAGAATTCATGCTCCCTGGATACGTGACAACCGAGAAATGCTTTGGCATGAACTCGCCAGACCACAAATTCACGGTTACGATATGCATTGTGTGGCAATGGTGTCGCGTTATCGTCTCGCAAGCGGGGCGGAAGAGAAAATTATTCGAGTTTTTGATGCTCCCGtcaattttgtggaaaattttagggaaatttgttcaattacgGATGACGCCGAGGGAAATGAAGTCATGGAAACACGTTCAAAAGGTGCCTCTCGTCCCACTTTGGGACTTTCGAATCGAGCTGTGAACGAAAATACCGTCGTTGATGCCACGGAGCTGCCGAATCATCAATATCCGGAACATTATTTCGTGGAAACAAAGTTTACGGAACCACCAAAGGAGGAAACTTTGATGCAAAATACACTTTGGCCGGAAATTCAAAAGTTGTATGGGCATGATGGGTATGAAGTGTTCTCGTTGGCGTCATCTCACAACGGAAAATTATTGGCTTCAT ctTGCAAAGCAACCACAGCCGATCACGCTCAAATCCTGCTATGGGACACGACAACGTGGAAAGTCATTCAAAAGCTTCGATCGCATCAACTGACAATCACTCAAATGAAGTTTTCGCCGAATGATAAACACCTGTTGACCGTTTCGCGTGACCGAAAATGGTctctttttgaacaaaatccaGAAAATGGCAATTTTGACCTGGTTGGATGTAGTAATCCGAAAGGAGGAATTCATGCGAGAATTATTTGGACATGCGATTGGACCGGAGATGGCAAATATTTTGTGACGGGTTCACGTGATAAGaag gttGTTGCATGGACAATGCCACCTTCCACATCCGCCACTTCCGAAATGGCAGGCGTTAAATCCCTATCGACACTTGAAACCGAAGCTGATGTCACCGCGATCGCTGTTTCcccaaaaaatcttgaatcaGGATATTTAATTGCCATTGGATTCGGCTCCGGCGTTATTTCTTTGTACAACTTAAATACCCAAGACGGCGCCTGGAGCCTCGTTCATCGAATGCCACAAGAAATCGCGCATCACTTACCCGTTAAGAGACTAAGTTTCCGACCCGCTTCCGATAAAATTGAACTCGCGAGCTGCAGTGAGGACaattctgttaaaatttttcaaataaatttatga
- the LOC134832358 gene encoding succinate dehydrogenase [ubiquinone] iron-sulfur subunit, mitochondrial, translating to MALFSEVLPVMRGTFGSQIRRIHLSATSNAAPKMKTFKIYRWNPDKPQEKPKLQEYQVDLNTCGPMVLDALIKIKTEQDPTLTFRRSCREGICGSCAMNIHGTNTLACISKIDKDNLSKPTQIYPLPHMYVVKDLIPDMTNFYRQYRSIEPWLQRKNEANEEKGKAQYLQSTEDRAKLDGLYECILCACCSTSCPSYWWNGDKYLGPAVLMQAYRWIIDSRDEFSEKRLSTLEDKFSVYRCHTIMNCTKTCPKGLNPARAVAEIKLLMAGMHKKGKPEMDTAALHNAAK from the exons ATGGCACTCTTTAGCGAAGTTTTGCCGGTCATGCGTGGCACATTTGGAAGTCAA atACGCCGCATCCACTTATCAGCGACCAGCAATGCCGCTCCCAAGATGAAAACGTTCAAAATTTACCGCTGGAACCCCGACAAACCACAAGAGAAGCCCAAATTGCAG gaatatCAAGTGGATCTCAACACATGCGGTCCCATGGTGTTGGATGCCTTGATTAAGATCAAAACGGAGCAAGATCCGACCTTGACCTTCCGTCGTTCGTGTCGCGAAGGCATTTGTGGAAGTTGTGCGATGAACATCCACGGCACCAACACGCTCGCCTGCATCAGCAAGATCGACAAAGACAACTTGTCGAAACCCACGCAAATTTACCCCTTGCCCCACATGTATGTCGTCAAGGACTTGATTCCGGACATGACGAACTTTTATCGGCAATATCGCTCCATCGAGCCGTGGTTACAGCGCAAAAATGAGGCCAACGAGGAAAAGGGCAAGGCGCAATATTTGCAATCGACGGAGGATCGCGCCAAGTTGGATGGCTTGTATGAGTGCATTTTGTGTGCATGTTGCTCGACATCGTGTCCCTCGTACTGGTGGAATGGCGACAAGTATCTCGGACCTGCAGTATTGATGCAAGCGTACCGCTGGATCATCGATTCCCGTGACGAGTTCAGCGAGAAGCGTTTGAGCACGTTGGAGGACAAATTCAGCGTGTATCGGTGCCACACCATCATGAATTGTACAAAGACGTGCCCGAAGGGTCTCAATCCGGCACGCGCCGTCGCCGAAATCAAGCTTCTCATGGCTGGCATGCACAAAAAGGGCAAACCCGAGATGGATACCGCAGCTTTGCATAATGCCGCCAAGTAg
- the LOC134829815 gene encoding deoxyribodipyrimidine photo-lyase-like: MSTIVLKNLTRFTLKSRLNSPINCVILNFCRNSFKMSDDSGSESSPPSPKKAKLSPGTSSSGASKKVCALIKTLEDERAAVCASIMEFKFNKNRVRILSKAQEVREKCDGIVYWMSRDARVQDNWAFLYAQKLALKNHVPLHVVFCLVPTFLDATMRHFKFMLKGLQEVEEECLRLGIGFHLLMGEHGKMIPKFIVDNNFGALVTDFTPLRVPTGWVESVKSALPKDVPFAQVDAHNIVPVWVTSDKQEYAARTIRNKVNSQLPTYLTKFPPVIKHPHKPIVKTQKVDWKAALKTVKADPAVDEVKWATPGYSGGIEMLESFCEKRLKGFNDKRNDPVSNNLSNLSPWFHFGQIAVQRAILQVNKYKSKYKESVDAFNEEAIVRRELSDNFCFYNKNYDNLKGITSWASTTLNDHRKDKRPYLYTQQELEESKTHDDLWNAAQNQLRQEGKMHGFLRMYWAKKILEWTTNPEEALRIAIYLNDRYNLDGRDPNGYVGCMWSIGGIHDQGWGERAVFGKIRYMNYQGCKRKFDIKAFISRYGGKVYPYNKK, encoded by the exons ATGTCGAcgattgttttgaaaaatttaactcgtTTCACGCTTAAATCTCGACTTAATTCCCCCATAAATTGTGTTATCTTGAATTTTTGCCGAAATTCCTTCAAGATGAGCGACGATTCTGGTTCGGAATCCTCTCCACCGTCgccaaaaaaggcaaaattgaGTCCAGGGACAAGTTCGAGCGGTGCAAGTAAGAAAGTTTGTGCATTGATAAAAACTCTCGAAGATGAACGTGCAGCAGTCTGTGCCTCCATTATGGAGTTCAAGTTCAACAAGAATCGAGTTCGGATCTTGTCAAAGGCGCAAGAAGTGCGTGAAAAATGCGATGGAATCGTCTACTGGATGTCACGCGATGCTCGTGTGCAAGACAATTGGGCCTTTCTCTACGCACAAAAGCTGGCATTGAAGAATCACGTTCCGTTGCACGTTGTTTTCTGTTTGGTTCCCACATTTTTGGACGCCACAATGCGTCATTTCAAGTTTATGCTCAAAGGATTGCAAGAAGTTGAAGAGGAATGTCTTCGATTGGGCATCGGATTTCACTTGCTCATGGGTGAACATGGCAAAATGATCCCAAAATTCATCGTTGACAACAATTTCGGAGCTCTTGTGACAGATTTCACGCCGCTGCGTGTCCCCACTGGATGGGTAGAGAGCGTTAAAAGTGCCTTACCCAAAGATGTGCCTTTTGCTCAAGTGGATGCTCACAATATCGTGCCTGTTTGGGTCACTTCGGACAAACAAGAGTACGCCGCACGAACAATTCGTAACAAAGTTAACTCCCAACTGCCGACTTACTTGACAAAATTCCCGCCAGTCATCAAGCATCCCCACAAACCGATCGTCAAAACGCAAAAAGTCGATTGGAAAGCGGCTCTGAAGACGGTAAAAGCCGATCCAGCAGTCGATGAAGTCAAATGGGCGACACCCGGTTACAGTGGCGGCATCGAAATGCTCGAAAGCTTTTGCGAGAAACGTTTAAAGGGCTTCAATGACAAACGAAATGATCCTGTCTCGAATAATTTATCGAATCTCTCGCCGTGGTTCCATTTCGGGCAAATTGCGGTGCAACGTGCCATTTTGCAAGTCAACAAGTACAAATCAAAGTACAAGGAGAGTGTTGATGCCTTCAACGAAGAGGCAATTGTGCGACGTGAACTTTCcgataacttttgtttttacaacaaaaactaCGATAATCTCAAGGGAATCACAAGTTGGGCCTCGACCACTCTCAATGACCATCGCAAAGACAAGCGCCCGTATTTGTACACGCAACAAGAGCTGGAAGAGTCCAAAACGCACGATGATCTCTGGAACGCAGCGCAAAATCAACTTCGACAGGAGGGAAAGATGCACGGATTTTTGCGGATGTATTGGGCAAAGAAGATACTCGAATGGACAACAAATCCCGAAGAAGCTCTCCGGATCGCGATTTACTTGAATGATCGGTACAACTTGGATGGAC gcGACCCAAACGGCTACGTCGGCTGCATGTGGAGCATCGGAGGCATCCATGACCAAGGTTGGGGCGAACGTGCGGTTTTCGGCAAAATTCGTTACATGAACTACCAAGGCTGCAAACGTAAATTCGACATAAAAGCATTTATTTCACGCTACGGAGGCAAAGTTTATCCTTACAACAAGAaataa